Proteins encoded within one genomic window of Flavobacterium gilvum:
- a CDS encoding helix-turn-helix transcriptional regulator → MAKVGFYKRYLYIVDRLKSVPSNFQDLRKYVMVKLENDDLGDNFDYSARTFDRDKKDIFDLFGILIQYNRKDKVYYIDEEIEDTSVSRMVEAFSIHQAIKESNKISPSIYLENRKATGIHHLNGLLYAIQNNWQISFTHTKFWEMEITQRTVKPIAIKESQHRWYLIAEDNKDGQIKNFGFDRITNLKISDLKFKPIIFNVQKNYQHAFGVETYHPAQKVVLEFSWQQGNYIKSFPLHSSQKVISDSEDALVIELFIHTTNDIVMELLKYGSEVEVIEPQKLKKEIKNRISQMMKIYS, encoded by the coding sequence ATGGCTAAAGTAGGATTTTACAAACGCTATTTATACATCGTTGACAGATTGAAGTCAGTTCCAAGCAATTTTCAGGACTTACGAAAATATGTCATGGTAAAACTTGAAAACGATGATTTAGGCGACAATTTCGACTACTCTGCGCGAACTTTCGACAGAGATAAAAAAGATATTTTCGATTTATTCGGCATACTTATTCAGTATAATCGCAAAGATAAGGTGTATTATATTGACGAAGAGATAGAGGATACATCAGTTTCGCGCATGGTCGAGGCTTTTTCTATCCATCAGGCAATCAAAGAAAGCAACAAGATATCACCTAGCATTTATTTAGAAAACAGAAAAGCAACTGGAATCCATCATCTTAATGGCTTATTGTATGCTATTCAAAACAATTGGCAGATATCATTTACCCACACCAAATTTTGGGAGATGGAAATTACTCAAAGAACAGTAAAGCCCATTGCTATAAAAGAGTCCCAACATCGTTGGTATCTTATAGCTGAGGATAACAAAGATGGTCAAATTAAAAATTTTGGCTTTGACCGAATTACCAATTTAAAAATTTCAGACCTCAAATTCAAGCCAATTATTTTTAATGTTCAAAAAAACTACCAACATGCTTTTGGTGTAGAAACCTATCATCCGGCACAGAAAGTAGTATTGGAATTTTCGTGGCAACAAGGTAATTATATCAAATCATTTCCATTACATTCTTCGCAAAAAGTAATATCAGATTCTGAAGATGCTCTTGTGATTGAATTATTTATCCATACCACTAACGATATAGTTATGGAATTATTGAAATACGGTTCAGAGGTTGAAGTAATCGAACCTCAAAAATTAAAAAAAGAAATAAAAAATCGAATATCCCAAATGATGAAAATATACAGCTAA
- a CDS encoding TssN family type VI secretion system protein: MAKKYLGALIDIKLIVLLVIIIAVSAILTMVFSDKVKEFSVIHKKKFFIYLFSFVVIYALVAFLGYNKLFTELSNEFLFYQIASLLFGILNVYLEKTVKLTTSFQYKLTTSSRAN, from the coding sequence ATGGCAAAAAAGTATTTAGGAGCACTTATAGATATCAAGTTAATTGTGCTTCTGGTGATAATTATAGCAGTTAGTGCTATACTTACTATGGTATTTAGCGACAAGGTAAAAGAATTTTCGGTGATACATAAAAAGAAATTTTTTATTTATCTTTTTTCCTTTGTCGTTATTTATGCCTTGGTCGCTTTCTTGGGATACAATAAATTATTTACTGAGCTGTCAAATGAGTTTCTTTTTTATCAGATAGCTTCTTTGTTATTCGGAATTCTGAACGTTTATTTGGAAAAAACGGTCAAATTGACCACCTCTTTCCAGTATAAATTGACCACCAGTTCCAGAGCAAACTGA
- a CDS encoding acetyl-CoA C-acyltransferase, protein MSKRVVIVSAVRTPIGSFMGGLSTVSAPKLGAIAIKGALEKIQLDPNLVDEVFMGNVVQAGIGQAPARQAAIYAGLSNNVACTTVNKVCASGMKALMLGSQAIQCGDAEIVVAGGMENMSLIPHYMHLRAGTKFGPNTMVDGLQKDGLTDAYDNNAMGVAADLCASEYKISREEQDNFAIQSYERSAKAWSEGKFDNEVVPVAVPQRKGDPIVISKDEEYTNVSLEKIPSLNAVFTKDGTVTAANASTINDGAAAVVLMSEEKAISLGIKPLAYIKGYADAAQEPKWFTTSPAKALPKALAKANLTLDEIDYFEFNEAFSVVGLANSKILGLDNQKVNVNGGAVSLGHPLGCSGTRIIVTLLNVLEQNNAKYGAAAICNGGGGASAFVIERYIS, encoded by the coding sequence ATGAGTAAAAGAGTTGTTATCGTTTCTGCCGTTAGAACCCCAATAGGTAGTTTTATGGGAGGATTATCTACAGTTAGTGCACCAAAATTAGGCGCAATAGCCATAAAAGGCGCTTTAGAAAAAATACAATTGGACCCAAACTTAGTCGACGAAGTTTTCATGGGAAATGTTGTTCAGGCCGGAATAGGACAGGCTCCTGCACGCCAAGCTGCAATTTATGCAGGTCTTTCAAACAATGTTGCCTGTACGACTGTTAATAAAGTTTGTGCTTCAGGAATGAAAGCGTTAATGTTGGGATCGCAAGCGATTCAATGTGGTGATGCCGAAATTGTAGTTGCCGGAGGAATGGAAAACATGAGTTTGATTCCGCATTATATGCATTTGAGAGCCGGAACAAAATTTGGCCCAAACACAATGGTTGACGGATTGCAAAAAGATGGATTGACAGACGCTTATGACAACAATGCCATGGGAGTTGCTGCCGATTTATGCGCTTCCGAATACAAGATATCAAGAGAAGAACAAGATAATTTTGCGATACAGTCGTATGAGCGTTCTGCCAAGGCTTGGAGCGAAGGAAAATTTGACAACGAAGTAGTGCCTGTAGCTGTTCCTCAAAGAAAAGGCGACCCAATTGTTATTTCTAAAGACGAAGAATACACCAATGTATCATTAGAAAAAATCCCTTCCTTAAACGCTGTTTTCACCAAAGACGGAACCGTTACCGCAGCAAACGCATCAACCATAAACGATGGTGCTGCAGCTGTTGTATTGATGAGCGAAGAAAAAGCAATTTCATTAGGAATAAAACCATTGGCTTACATAAAAGGATATGCCGATGCCGCGCAAGAACCAAAATGGTTTACAACAAGTCCCGCAAAAGCACTTCCGAAAGCATTGGCAAAAGCCAACTTAACATTGGACGAAATCGATTATTTCGAATTCAACGAAGCTTTTTCGGTGGTGGGACTAGCCAATTCTAAAATACTTGGATTGGATAATCAAAAAGTAAACGTCAATGGTGGAGCTGTTTCTTTAGGACACCCTCTTGGCTGTTCCGGTACTAGAATAATAGTTACCTTGCTAAATGTTTTGGAACAAAATAATGCAAAATACGGCGCAGCAGCAATCTGCAATGGTGGTGGTGGCGCATCAGCTTTTGTTATAGAAAGATATATTTCATAA
- a CDS encoding C40 family peptidase gives MFGICNLAMIPLRAEASDKSEIVSQVLFGEHFKVLEQHKQWSHIKLQYDDYEGWIDTKQFQPITESCYNQLSSDAIILNADLIEYIVAPANLLIPIPLGSSLSFLNNPEINTANFNFEGTKTSGVKPRKNIINSAFMYLNAPYLWGGKTPFGIDCSGFTQMVYKLNGYKLLRDASQQATQGEALSFIEESEPGDLAFFDNDEGNIIHVGIIMENNYIIHASGKVRIDRLDHLGIYNAETNKHTHKLRVIKKIIS, from the coding sequence ATGTTTGGAATTTGTAATCTAGCCATGATTCCACTTCGTGCTGAAGCCAGCGATAAAAGTGAAATTGTTTCCCAAGTATTATTTGGAGAACATTTTAAAGTTTTGGAACAACACAAACAATGGTCTCATATAAAATTGCAATATGATGACTATGAAGGCTGGATAGACACTAAACAATTTCAACCTATCACCGAATCATGCTACAACCAACTATCATCAGACGCCATTATTCTTAATGCCGATTTGATTGAATACATTGTAGCTCCTGCCAATTTATTAATTCCGATTCCGCTTGGATCTTCTTTGTCTTTTTTAAATAACCCCGAAATTAACACGGCAAATTTTAATTTTGAAGGAACAAAAACAAGTGGTGTAAAACCTCGAAAAAACATAATAAATTCGGCTTTCATGTATCTAAACGCTCCTTATTTGTGGGGCGGAAAAACACCTTTTGGAATCGACTGTTCCGGTTTCACACAAATGGTTTATAAACTTAACGGTTACAAATTATTGCGAGACGCCTCACAACAGGCAACGCAGGGTGAGGCATTAAGTTTTATTGAAGAAAGCGAGCCTGGCGATTTGGCTTTTTTTGACAATGATGAAGGAAATATAATCCACGTGGGAATTATAATGGAAAACAACTATATCATCCATGCCAGCGGAAAAGTACGAATTGACCGTCTGGACCATCTTGGAATTTATAACGCCGAAACCAATAAACATACCCACAAATTAAGGGTTATTAAAAAAATAATATCTTAA
- a CDS encoding helix-turn-helix domain-containing protein produces MEKSDLLELLGKRIKELRLERGMSQVDLVAKMQGNIDTTNISRIEAGRTNPTVYSLYRLSEALEISMSELVNFDIKK; encoded by the coding sequence ATGGAAAAATCAGATTTATTGGAATTATTAGGAAAAAGGATAAAGGAACTACGATTAGAAAGAGGAATGTCTCAAGTTGATTTAGTTGCAAAAATGCAAGGAAATATAGATACTACAAACATTTCACGCATTGAAGCAGGCAGGACAAATCCAACAGTTTATAGCCTTTATAGATTAAGTGAAGCTTTGGAAATTTCAATGAGTGAGTTAGTAAATTTTGATATTAAAAAGTAA
- a CDS encoding 3'-5' exonuclease: MTNTFTAIDFETATGYRNSICQIGLVRIENGIIVKEANILVQPPDNYYWSRFTDIHGISSNNTANAPAFDQVWYQIVPYIENQNVVAHNGFGFDFPVLDKTLNHYNLPIPDYNKFCTYKIYRSNLANLCREHNISLNHHNALSDARACGELFFRYLKKLKII, encoded by the coding sequence ATGACAAATACATTTACGGCAATAGATTTCGAAACGGCAACAGGTTATCGAAATAGCATTTGTCAGATTGGATTGGTAAGAATTGAAAACGGAATCATTGTCAAAGAAGCAAATATATTAGTTCAGCCACCCGATAATTATTATTGGAGCCGTTTTACGGACATACACGGAATTTCTTCGAACAACACTGCCAATGCTCCCGCTTTCGATCAAGTTTGGTATCAAATCGTTCCTTATATCGAAAATCAGAATGTAGTCGCCCACAATGGTTTTGGTTTTGATTTTCCTGTTTTAGATAAAACATTGAACCATTATAACTTACCAATTCCTGATTACAATAAGTTTTGCACCTATAAGATTTACAGATCTAATTTAGCTAACTTGTGTCGGGAACATAACATTTCTCTCAATCATCACAATGCGTTGAGTGATGCTAGGGCATGTGGAGAGTTGTTTTTTAGATATTTAAAGAAATTAAAAATAATATAA
- the ytxJ gene encoding bacillithiol system redox-active protein YtxJ, whose amino-acid sequence MSLFNSLFGSSEEKKETQSKINWIPLQHLGQLDEMIAFSEQKPALIFKHSTRCSISRFALKQFENEFDVETLNCNVSAYFLDLLEYRDISNEIANRFQVMHQSPQLLLIKNGQSVYDASHSEINAGELVERL is encoded by the coding sequence ATGAGCCTATTTAATTCCTTATTCGGTAGTTCAGAAGAAAAGAAAGAGACGCAAAGTAAAATCAATTGGATTCCGCTTCAACATTTAGGACAGCTGGATGAAATGATAGCTTTTTCGGAGCAAAAACCGGCTCTGATTTTTAAGCATAGTACCCGTTGCAGTATAAGCCGATTTGCTTTGAAACAGTTTGAAAACGAGTTTGACGTAGAGACGTTGAATTGCAACGTCTCAGCATATTTTCTGGATTTATTGGAATACAGAGATATTTCTAATGAAATTGCCAATCGTTTTCAGGTAATGCACCAATCTCCACAATTATTGCTGATTAAAAATGGACAATCGGTTTATGATGCCTCGCACAGTGAAATTAATGCCGGAGAATTGGTGGAGAGATTGTAA
- a CDS encoding group I truncated hemoglobin, protein MENDAKQTSLYERLGGTDGITTIAEEVIDAHMVNPSIKARFLPLKDNPEHLAEVRKHVIEFFIMGSGGPQQYSGKDMHSAHIGMNINQGEYMSVIDDVMSVLDKNNIDEQSKKDVLAILYSLKDQMIGV, encoded by the coding sequence ATGGAAAACGATGCAAAACAAACAAGTCTTTATGAACGTCTTGGCGGTACAGATGGAATAACTACCATTGCTGAAGAAGTTATAGATGCACATATGGTGAACCCCTCCATTAAAGCAAGATTTCTTCCTTTGAAAGACAACCCTGAACACTTAGCGGAAGTTAGGAAGCATGTGATTGAATTTTTTATCATGGGCAGTGGAGGTCCTCAACAATATTCGGGTAAAGATATGCATTCAGCTCATATTGGAATGAATATCAACCAAGGAGAATACATGAGTGTGATAGACGATGTCATGTCTGTTCTTGATAAAAATAACATTGATGAGCAATCCAAAAAAGATGTACTTGCTATTCTATATTCATTAAAAGACCAAATGATAGGAGTATAA
- a CDS encoding nitroreductase family protein has translation MNILELIQKRYTAKKYNPHKEIPQEKVEALKEILRLTPSSINIQPWKFTFVQNPEIKEKLAAVSMHNKEKINQAKLLVIFSAADDLDAFQKVVDTELPQARRDWYNQIKASMPEADLKIWLSKQVYIALGVGLTASASMGLDSTAMEGIESDKYMEILDMSAYRPLFAMAVGYGSEDDVNQIHFTPKSRRSIENIIETI, from the coding sequence ATGAATATTTTAGAGTTAATACAAAAAAGATATACAGCAAAAAAATACAATCCACACAAAGAAATTCCACAGGAAAAAGTTGAGGCTCTTAAAGAGATTCTACGACTCACACCATCCTCAATAAATATTCAACCTTGGAAATTTACATTTGTCCAAAATCCAGAAATTAAGGAAAAATTGGCTGCTGTTTCCATGCACAATAAGGAAAAAATAAATCAAGCAAAATTATTGGTTATCTTTAGTGCTGCAGATGATTTGGATGCTTTTCAAAAAGTTGTCGATACCGAATTACCACAAGCAAGAAGAGATTGGTACAATCAAATCAAAGCCAGTATGCCAGAAGCTGATTTAAAAATATGGCTTTCCAAGCAAGTCTATATTGCCCTGGGAGTAGGTTTGACAGCCAGTGCATCGATGGGGCTGGATTCGACCGCAATGGAGGGTATCGAATCAGATAAGTATATGGAAATTCTTGACATGTCTGCCTACAGGCCTTTATTTGCAATGGCTGTTGGTTACGGCTCCGAAGATGATGTTAATCAAATTCATTTTACACCAAAATCAAGAAGGTCAATCGAAAATATAATTGAAACTATATAA
- a CDS encoding DUF262 domain-containing protein: MSNSIELKSIGTIINERTFFFVDSYQRGYKWDKQQVEDLLNDINEFEPGKNGDFYCLQPVVVKEKDKVELIDGQQRMTTIFIILSFLKKEKYNIDYQTRNDSAWFLSSIVAKNEIRTDSWDDFKKIDFENERTVNNIDNYHFFNAYHIIKKWFSSKIDTDKFYNKLVNDTKIIWYQVNENVKSQEIFGRINIGKIPLTNSELIKALFLSSNKNEETIKNQIEVKWDSGSSAVSISGFDKINKLNNDLKNEIALEWDFIEKELQNDEFWYFISDERENRFTRIDLLLDIVSNRDFENKKQDSLYSFHYFTKKSDLKQEWSRIAELFYTLQDWYHDLELYHLVGYLISVSGKNKLKDLCNEQKEKSKTTFKEWLKNTIQESETIAKFGEYGYGSGLVTNALLLFNIKTHIKTSSENNFNRFPFKSYKINKWSIEHIHAQNSEGLISKEQWITWLNDAVLGMKKFEANGTIENLILKINETINSRDDLKREEFQKLFDEVIKNTSEDHENEIHDIGNLALLDGSTNSSISNGIFASKRQMILDAEKNKTFIPVCTKNVFLKYYTKDPKQFYFWSKNDRENYLEAIKKILDIKESQIKA; encoded by the coding sequence ATGAGCAATAGTATTGAATTAAAAAGTATTGGAACTATTATTAATGAACGGACATTTTTTTTTGTTGATTCCTACCAGAGAGGATATAAATGGGATAAACAGCAAGTAGAAGATTTATTGAATGACATTAATGAATTTGAACCGGGGAAAAACGGGGATTTCTATTGTTTACAACCCGTCGTAGTAAAAGAAAAGGATAAAGTAGAATTAATTGATGGACAACAGCGTATGACGACCATCTTTATTATTTTATCATTTTTAAAAAAGGAAAAGTACAATATTGATTATCAAACAAGAAACGATAGTGCTTGGTTTTTGTCAAGTATTGTAGCTAAAAATGAAATTAGAACCGATTCATGGGATGATTTTAAAAAAATAGATTTTGAAAATGAGAGAACGGTTAACAATATCGATAATTATCATTTTTTCAATGCTTATCATATAATAAAGAAATGGTTCTCTTCGAAAATCGACACGGATAAATTTTATAATAAATTAGTTAATGATACAAAAATAATTTGGTATCAGGTTAATGAAAATGTAAAATCACAAGAGATTTTTGGAAGGATTAATATTGGTAAAATTCCATTGACCAATTCTGAATTGATTAAAGCATTGTTTTTATCAAGCAATAAAAATGAAGAAACAATAAAGAATCAAATTGAAGTAAAATGGGATTCAGGAAGTTCAGCGGTAAGTATTTCAGGATTTGATAAGATCAATAAGCTAAATAACGATCTAAAAAATGAAATTGCTCTAGAATGGGACTTTATCGAAAAAGAGTTGCAGAACGATGAATTTTGGTATTTTATTTCAGATGAAAGGGAAAACAGATTTACCCGAATCGATTTGTTACTGGATATTGTTTCAAATAGAGATTTTGAAAATAAAAAACAAGACTCACTTTATTCATTTCATTACTTTACGAAAAAGAGTGATTTAAAGCAGGAATGGAGTAGGATAGCTGAATTGTTTTACACTCTACAAGATTGGTATCATGATTTAGAATTATATCATTTAGTAGGTTATCTTATTTCAGTTTCTGGGAAAAATAAATTAAAAGATTTATGCAACGAACAAAAAGAAAAATCAAAAACTACATTTAAAGAATGGCTAAAAAATACAATACAAGAATCTGAAACCATAGCTAAATTTGGTGAATATGGGTATGGTTCGGGTTTGGTTACAAATGCTTTATTGTTGTTCAATATAAAAACTCATATCAAAACTTCCTCAGAAAATAATTTTAATCGATTCCCATTTAAGTCTTATAAAATCAATAAATGGTCGATTGAGCATATTCATGCCCAAAATTCAGAAGGATTGATTTCAAAAGAACAATGGATAACATGGTTAAATGATGCTGTTCTGGGAATGAAGAAATTTGAAGCTAATGGTACTATTGAAAATCTAATTCTAAAAATTAACGAAACAATCAACAGTAGAGACGATTTAAAACGTGAAGAATTTCAAAAATTGTTTGACGAGGTTATAAAAAATACTTCCGAAGATCATGAAAACGAAATCCACGACATTGGCAATCTAGCATTATTGGATGGCAGTACAAACAGTTCTATCAGCAACGGAATTTTTGCTTCAAAGCGACAAATGATTCTAGATGCAGAAAAAAATAAAACCTTTATACCAGTTTGTACTAAAAATGTGTTTTTGAAATATTATACCAAAGACCCTAAGCAATTTTATTTTTGGAGTAAAAATGATAGGGAAAATTACCTTGAAGCCATTAAAAAAATATTGGATATTAAAGAATCTCAAATTAAAGCATAA
- a CDS encoding C40 family peptidase, with amino-acid sequence MEEKALKNKTVVNDNSENLSDAILSLKEKYSIVLAVMPNKITNYKLYSYIDPWINTPYKEKSFSKNGIDCSYFLQSLYSDVYKVTLPKDPAGMWKSKSIQVFTGRSFLAEGDLVFFRYDKDHPISDVGLYLHNDRILACTDKGLAIYNFNDEYFQLRYIGAGRINEDAKKK; translated from the coding sequence ATGGAAGAAAAAGCATTAAAGAACAAAACAGTTGTAAATGATAATTCAGAAAATTTAAGTGATGCCATTTTGTCTTTAAAGGAAAAATATTCGATTGTACTGGCTGTTATGCCCAATAAAATTACGAATTACAAATTGTATTCTTATATAGATCCTTGGATTAATACACCCTATAAAGAAAAAAGTTTTTCTAAAAATGGAATTGATTGCTCCTATTTTTTGCAGTCTTTGTATAGCGATGTGTATAAGGTGACCCTTCCTAAAGACCCTGCGGGGATGTGGAAATCGAAATCGATCCAGGTTTTCACGGGACGAAGTTTTTTGGCAGAAGGCGATTTGGTTTTTTTTAGATACGATAAAGATCATCCTATCTCCGATGTTGGCTTATATCTGCATAATGACAGAATACTTGCTTGTACGGATAAAGGATTGGCAATTTATAATTTCAATGACGAATATTTTCAGTTACGATACATAGGAGCAGGACGAATTAATGAAGATGCAAAGAAAAAATAA
- the clpB gene encoding ATP-dependent chaperone ClpB, with protein MNINKFTIKSQEAIQLSQQLVQSLGQQQIENEHIFKAIFEVDENVAPFILKKLNVNVPLFKQILDSTIQSFPKVSGGEIQLSRSANTTLNEAEIIAQKMNDEYVSVEHLILAIFDSKSKVSQILKDQGVTGKGLKAAIEELRKGERVTSASAEENYNSLNKYAKNLNEMARTGKLDPVIGRDEEIRRVLQILTRRTKNNPMLVGEPGVGKTAIAEGLAHRIVAGDVPENLKEKIVFSLDMGALIAGAKYKGEFEERLKSVVKEVIAAEGDIVLFIDEIHTLVGAGGGEGAMDAANILKPALARGELRAIGATTLDEYQKYFEKDKALERRFQKITIEEPDTESAISILRGIKEKYETHHKVQIKDDAIIAAVTLSQRYITNRFLPDKAIDLMDEAASKLRMEINSKPEELDVLDRKIMQLEIEIEAIKREKDEAKLKTLGLELGNLKEERNVIFAKWKSEKEVADNIQEVKTEIENFKYEAERAERDGDYGKVAEIRYGKIKEAQDRLADFQKQLIENKSGSSLIKEEVTREDIAEVVAKWTGIPVMKMLQGDREKLLHLEEELHHRVVGQEEAILAVSDAVRRSRAGLQDVKKPVGTFLFLGTTGVGKTELAKALAEYLFDDESAMTRIDMSEYQERHSVSRLVGAPPGYVGYDEGGQLTEAVRRKPYSVILLDEIEKAHPDTFNILLQVLDEGRLTDNKGRLADFKNTIIIMTSNMGSEIIQEKFENLKGSVEAATEIAKIEVLGLLKQTVRPEFINRIDEIIMFTPLTAKNIAKIVGLQLKNVTEMLAQQGITMNATPEAVEYLSEKGFDPQFGARPVKRVIQKEVLNKLSREILAGKIHPDSIILLDAFDNELVFRNQTELVHE; from the coding sequence ATGAACATAAACAAATTTACGATCAAATCGCAGGAAGCCATACAGCTTTCACAACAATTGGTTCAGAGTTTAGGGCAGCAGCAAATAGAAAACGAACATATTTTCAAAGCAATTTTTGAAGTCGATGAAAATGTGGCTCCGTTTATTTTGAAAAAACTAAACGTCAATGTTCCATTGTTTAAACAAATTTTAGACAGTACCATTCAGAGTTTTCCAAAAGTTTCTGGAGGCGAAATACAGCTTTCCAGAAGCGCCAACACAACCCTGAATGAAGCCGAAATCATCGCACAAAAAATGAATGACGAATACGTTTCCGTCGAGCATTTGATTCTGGCAATATTTGATTCCAAAAGCAAAGTTTCTCAAATCCTAAAAGATCAAGGCGTAACCGGAAAAGGACTCAAAGCCGCTATTGAAGAATTGCGCAAAGGTGAACGTGTAACTTCAGCCTCTGCCGAAGAGAATTACAATTCATTGAACAAATACGCCAAAAATCTCAACGAAATGGCAAGAACCGGAAAACTAGACCCCGTAATTGGCCGCGATGAGGAAATACGACGCGTACTGCAAATCCTTACCCGAAGAACCAAAAACAACCCAATGCTGGTTGGGGAACCCGGAGTAGGTAAAACCGCCATTGCTGAAGGTCTAGCACACCGTATTGTAGCCGGCGACGTCCCCGAAAACCTGAAAGAAAAAATCGTATTCTCACTCGATATGGGAGCCTTGATTGCTGGTGCCAAATACAAAGGGGAATTTGAGGAACGATTAAAATCGGTTGTCAAAGAAGTGATCGCTGCCGAAGGAGATATTGTTCTTTTTATTGACGAAATCCACACGCTTGTTGGTGCTGGTGGTGGCGAAGGCGCTATGGATGCCGCCAATATCCTGAAACCAGCTTTGGCTCGTGGTGAATTGCGCGCCATCGGTGCTACGACTTTGGACGAATACCAAAAATATTTTGAAAAAGACAAAGCTCTCGAACGCCGTTTCCAAAAAATCACAATTGAGGAACCGGATACCGAAAGCGCCATTTCGATCTTGAGAGGTATCAAAGAAAAATACGAAACACATCATAAAGTACAAATTAAGGACGATGCAATTATTGCGGCCGTAACGCTTTCGCAACGCTATATCACCAATCGTTTCCTTCCAGACAAAGCCATCGACTTAATGGACGAAGCGGCTTCGAAACTGCGTATGGAAATCAACTCCAAACCAGAGGAACTCGATGTTTTGGATCGAAAAATCATGCAGTTGGAAATCGAGATTGAAGCTATCAAACGTGAAAAAGACGAAGCTAAACTCAAAACCTTAGGATTGGAATTGGGTAATCTCAAAGAAGAACGAAACGTGATTTTTGCCAAATGGAAATCCGAGAAAGAAGTCGCTGACAACATTCAGGAAGTAAAAACCGAAATCGAAAATTTCAAATACGAAGCCGAACGTGCCGAACGTGATGGCGATTATGGTAAAGTAGCCGAAATTCGTTACGGAAAAATCAAGGAAGCTCAAGACCGATTGGCTGATTTTCAGAAACAATTGATCGAAAATAAATCAGGAAGTTCTTTAATAAAAGAAGAAGTAACGAGAGAAGACATAGCTGAAGTAGTAGCCAAATGGACTGGGATTCCTGTAATGAAAATGCTTCAGGGAGATCGAGAAAAACTATTGCATCTAGAAGAAGAACTACACCATCGTGTTGTGGGCCAGGAAGAAGCTATACTAGCCGTGAGTGATGCCGTAAGACGAAGCCGTGCGGGACTTCAGGACGTAAAAAAACCGGTGGGAACTTTCCTTTTCCTTGGAACAACAGGAGTTGGGAAAACCGAATTGGCAAAAGCGCTGGCCGAATATCTTTTTGACGACGAAAGCGCCATGACCCGAATCGACATGAGCGAGTATCAGGAACGCCACAGTGTGAGCCGATTGGTAGGTGCGCCTCCCGGTTACGTGGGTTATGACGAGGGCGGACAATTGACCGAAGCCGTGCGTAGAAAACCGTATTCGGTGATTCTATTGGACGAAATCGAAAAAGCCCATCCAGACACTTTCAACATCTTGTTGCAGGTACTCGACGAAGGACGCTTAACCGACAACAAAGGGCGTTTGGCCGATTTTAAAAATACCATTATCATCATGACTTCCAATATGGGAAGCGAAATTATACAGGAAAAATTCGAGAATCTGAAAGGAAGTGTTGAAGCGGCAACTGAAATTGCCAAAATCGAAGTCCTCGGATTATTGAAACAAACCGTGCGCCCCGAGTTCATCAATCGTATTGACGAAATTATAATGTTTACACCGCTAACCGCCAAAAACATTGCAAAAATCGTAGGATTACAGTTAAAAAATGTTACCGAAATGCTTGCACAACAAGGGATCACAATGAACGCAACCCCTGAAGCAGTTGAGTATTTGTCGGAGAAAGGTTTTGATCCACAATTTGGTGCCCGCCCCGTAAAACGTGTTATCCAAAAAGAAGTTCTCAATAAACTTTCCAGAGAAATTCTTGCTGGCAAAATACATCCGGACAGCATCATTCTGCTTGATGCTTTCGACAACGAACTCGTTTTTAGAAATCAAACAGAATTAGTACACGAATAA